The following DNA comes from Micromonospora chokoriensis.
ATCGGGCCGGCCGGGTCCATGCGATGGCCTTCGGTGAAGGGCCTGCCGCTGGTGAACACGTAATCGACCAGTCGTTCGAGCAGACGCAGGGACCACGCGGGAGGTTCGTCGGCGCCCAGGGGTACGCGCATCGTCAGCTCGTATCCCCAGCCGGTCCGACCGACGGTGGTCTTCGAGGTGCGCTTCCGCCGGTGACCGCCGTATCAGTACGGCCGCCGGATCCCTCGCTCCGAGAGCGTCGCTTCGTAGAAGCCGAGGAAGCGCTCCAACTCTCCGACTGCGTCGTCCAGCTCGTCGAGAGGTGCGCGGTTGCCAGGGTCAAGGCGTAGTAGGCGCGCCGCGTCGGCCAGCTGTACCAAAAGGGCAGCGAACGTATCGCCCTGGAGGTGGATGCCGGGGAATGCCCTACCCGAAAGCTGCACGACGGCAGAGTTCGTACCACGGGACAGCACCTGCGCTTGGTCCTGGCTCATCTGAGCAGGATTCCAGCACCACTCGACCATCGTCCAAGGGAGGTCTCCCCACCCCGGTCGACTGTCTCCTTAAGACGGCGGTCAGGGCGCTTGGGTGGGTGCCCGGGCCGGCAACGGGCTCTCGGGCCCGTCGCGCTCCACCTGTCCTCGAACAGAGAGAGGCGATCTCCGTTGCCGCAGGACAGCGGCCCCTTTGATCGCCTCTGACGCTACTTGGCGTTGAAGTAGCTGGCCTCCGGGTGGTGGACCACGATCGCGTCGGTGGCCTGCTCCGGCATGAGCTGGAACTCCTCGGACAGCTCGACACCGATCCGGTCCGCGCCGAGCAGGTCCACGATCTTCGCCCGGTCCTCCAGGTCGGGGCAGGCCGGGTAGCCGAACGCGTACCGGCAGCCCCGGTAGTCGTTGCGCAGCAGACCGGCCAGGTCGGTCGGGTCGTCGTGGCCCAGCGGACGGCCGTCGGGCAGGGTCATCTCGGCGCGGACGCGCCGGTGCCAGTATTCGGCGAGGGCCTCGGTGAGCTGCACCGACAGCCCGTGCACCTCCAGGTAGTCGCGGTACTCGTTGCGGGCGAACAGCTTCGCCGCGTACTCGCTGACGGGTTGCCCGACGGTGACCAGTTGCAACGCGACCACATCGAGCTGGTCGCCCTTGGGTTTGAAGAAGTCCGCCAGGCAGAGCCGCCGCTCCTGCCGCTGCCGGGGGAAGGAGAACCGGGCGCGCTCCGCGTGCCCGTTCTCGTCGAGCACCACCAGGTCGTTGCCTTCGGAGTACGCGGGGAAGTAGCCGTACACCACGGCTGCCTCAAGCACCTGGTCGGCGATCAGCCGGTCCAGCCAGTACCGCAGACGCGGCCGGCCCTCGGTCTCGACCAGCTCGTCGTACGAGGGCCCCTTGCCGCCCCGGGCCCCGTTGAGGCCCCACTGCCCGCGGAACGTGGCCCGCTCGTCGAGCAGCGCCGCATAATCCGCCATCGGCACGCCCTTGACCACCCGGGTGCCGAAGAACGGCGGCGTCGGCACCTCCACGTCCACTGCCACATTGGAGCGGACGGAGGAGTCGTGCAGCTCGGGCAGCGACTCGGTCACCATGGTGCGCTGCCGTTCCCGACGGGCACGCCGGGCCGCGAGGGCGGCCTCCCGCTCCGGGTCGATCACCGGGGCGCCGCCGCGCTTGGCGGTCATCACCTTGTCCATCAGGGACAGGCCCTCGAACGCGTCCCGGGCGTAGTGCACCTGGCCGGGGAACATCGACCGCAGGTCGTCCTCGACGTACGCGCGGGTCAGCGCCGCCCCACCGAGCAGGACGGGCCAGCGCTCCGCGACCCCGCGCGTGGCCATCTCGGCCAGGTTTTCCTTCATGATGACGGTGCTCTTGACCAACAGCCCGGACATGCCGATCGCGTCGGCGCGGTGCTGCTCGGCCGCGTCGAGGATGGCGTTGATCGGCTGCTTGATGCCGATGTTCACCACCTCGTAGCCGTTGTTCGACAGGATGATGTCGACCAGGTTCTTGCCGATGTCGTGCACGTCGCCGCGCACCGTGGCGAGCACGATACGGCCCTTGCCGCCGTCCTCGGTGGTCTCCATGTGCGGCTCCAGATAGGCCACCGCGGTCTTCATCACCTCGGCCGACTGGAGCACGAACGGCAACTGCATCTGGCCGGAGCCGAACAGCTCACCGACCACCTTCATGCCGTCCAACAGGATGTCGTTGATGATCGACAATGGGGACCGGCCGCCGGCCATCGCGTCGTCCAGGTCGGCCTCCAGGCCGTTGCGCTCACCGTCGATGATCCGCCGCTTGAGCCGCTCGTCCAGCGGCAGCGCCGCCAGCTCCTGCGCCCGGCTGGCCCGGGCGCTGGTCACGTCCACGCCCTCGAAGAGTTCGAGGAAACGCTGCACCGGGTCGTACCCCTCGCGACGCCGGTCGTAGACCAGGTCCAGGGCGACCTCGCGCTGCTCCTCGGGGATCTTCGACATCGGCAGGATCTTGCTGGCGTGCACGATGGCCGAGGTCAGACCGGCCTGCACGCACTCGTGCAGGAACACCGAGTTGAGCACCTGCCGGGCCGCCGGGTTCAGACCGAAGGAGATGTTCGAGATACCCAGGGTGAAGTTGACCCCCGGGTACCGCTGGGCGATCTCCCGGATCGCCTCGATCGTCTCGAGGCCGTCGCGGCGGGTCTCCTCCTGACCGGTGGCGATCGGGAAGGTCAGCGCGTCGATCAGGATGTCCGCGCGGTCCATCCCCCACCGGCCGGTCAGGTCGTCGATCAGTCGGGTGGCGACCCGGACCTTCCACTCCTTCGTCCGGGCCTGCCCCTCCTCGTCGATGAGCAGCGCCACCACCGCCGCGCCGTGCTCACGCACGATGGGCATCACCCGCGCGTACCGGGAGTCGGGGCCGTCACCGTCCTCGAAGTTCACCGAGTTGACCACGCACCGGCCACCGAGCATCTCCAGCCCGGCCTCGACCACGGCCGGCTCGGTGGAGTCCAACATGATCGGCAGGGTGGACGCGGTGGCGAACCGGCCGGCCAGCTCCCGCATGTCCTGCGTGCCGTCGCGGCCCACGTAGTCGACGCACAGGTCCAGCAGGTGCGAGCCGTCCCGGGCCTGACTGCGGGCGATCTCCACACAGGCCCGCCAGTCGCCGGCGAGCATCGCCTCCCGGAACGCCTTCGACCCGTTGGCGTTGGTCCGCTCCCCCACCATCAGCACCGACGCGTCCTGGGCGAACGGCACCGGGTGGTACACCGAGGAGACACCCGCCTCGTGGTGGGCCTCACGGGCCGGGGCGACGCGGCCGTGCAGCCGCTCGGACAACACCCGGATGTGCTCCGGCGTGGTGCCGCAGCAACCGCCGACCAGCCCCACGCTGTAGTCGGTGACGAACCGCTCCAGGGCCTCGGCCAGCTCCACCGGGGTCAGCGGGAAGTACGCGCCGTCGGCGGTCAGCACCGGCAGGCCGGCGTTCGGCATCACCGACAGCGGGACGCGGGAGTGCTGCGACAGGTACCGCAGGTGCTCGCTCATCTCCGCCGGGCCGGTCGAGCAGTTGAGCCCGATCAGGTCCACCCCGAGCGGCTCGATCGCCGCCAGGGCGGCACCGATCTCGCTGCCCACCAGCATCGTCCCGGTGGTCTCCATGGCCACGTGACAGATGATCGGCACCGACTGGCCCAGCTCGACCATCGCCCGCTTCGCGCCGACCACCGCCGCCTTGACCTGGAGCAGGTCCTGGCTCGTCTCGATGATCAGGGCGTCCACGCCACCCTCGATCAGACCGGCGGCGTTCTCCTGGTACGCGTCGCGCAGGGTCGCGTAGCCCGCGTGCCCGAGGGTGGGCAGCTTGGTGCCCGGCCCGATCGAGCCGAGCACGAACCGGGGTCGCTGCGGGGTGCTGGCCGCGTCGGCGGCCTCCCGGGCGATCCGGGCACCCGCCTCGGACAGCTCCCGGATGCGCTGCGGGATGTCGTACTCGGCGAGGTTGGCGAGGTTGGCGCCGAACGTGTTGGTCTCCACGCAGTCCGCGCCGGCGGCCAGGTAGGCGTCGTGCACGCCGCGCACCACGTCCGGCCGGGTGACGTTGAGGATCTCGTTGCACCCCTCAAGACCCTCGAAGTCGTCGAGTGTGAGGTCCGCGGCATGCAACATCGTGCCCATCGCCCCGTCGGCGATGAGAATCCGGTCGGCCAGCACATCCATCAACGAAGTCCGCACCAGTTCAGGTTAGTGCGGTCCTCATCGCACTCGACGCCCCTCGGCGCGCGATCCCATATTGTGTCAGCGGGATCACCATGTCTGGTTCGTTCGTGTATGACCGGTCGCCGGACCGGTGGACCGGCGCGGCCGACGGGCCGCATCCCTGCCCGGCACGTAGGCTGGCGGACGTGAAGGACAACAGGGACGCCACTGTGCCACACGGTACGACGACCGGGCGCGATCCCGGCGCCGACCGCGACGAGCAGGGTGAGGTGACGGCGTGACCGAGTTCGACGGACTGCCGGTGCTGCGGTCCCCGGTGGCGATCGCCGCCTTCGAGGGCTGGAACGACGCCGCCGACGCGTCCACCGCCGCGGTCGAGCACCTGGAACAGGTCTGGAGCGCCCGGCAGATCACCGAGCTGGACCCGGAGGACTTCTACGACTTCCAGGTCAGCCGGCCCACCATCACGATGGCCGACGGCGAGACCCGCCGGGTGGAGTGGCCGACGACCCGGTTCATGGTGGCCAGCCCGGAGGGCACCGACCGGGACGTGGTGCTGATCCGCGGCATCGAGCCGAGCATGCGCTGGCGCACGTTCTGCGAGCAGGTGCTGGAGATCTGCCACAGCCTCGAGGTGGAACGGGTCGTGCTGCTCGGCGCGCTGCTCGCCGATGTTCCGTACACGCGACCGCTGCCGATCAGCGGCAGCGCGTCCGACGCGCAGGCCGCCGAGCGTTACCAACTCACCCCCACCCGCTACGACGGGCCGACCGGCATCGTGGGTGTGCTGCACGACGCCTGCGCCCGCGCCGAGGTGGACGCCGTGTCGTTCTGGGTGCACGTCCCGCACTACGCCAACAACCCGCCGTGCCCGAAGGCCACCCTCGCCCTGCTGCACCGGGTGGAGGAGGTCGTCGACCTTCCGGTGCCGATGGCGGACCTGGCCGAGGAGTCGGCCGAGTGGGAGCAGCGGGTGCGCAGCGCCGCCGAGCAGGACGCCGAGCTGGGCGAATACGTGCGCGAGCTGGAGGAACGGGTCGGCGACGAGGGCATCACCCCGTTGACCGGTGACGAGATCGCCCAGGAGTTCGAGAAGTACCTGCGCCGACGGGGCGGTTCAGCCGGCCCCACCGCCGGTTCCTGGTAGCACGTCCCCCGCTGCGGGCCTTCGGACCTTTTGTGGTCCGGGGGCCCGTTTTGGCGTGTCCGGGGTAGCGCCGTCACACCCTCTAAGGCATCCTAGGAACCTAGATGTGATCATGATCAAGGAGGTGGGTGTGCAGATCAATCCCGGGGCCGCCGAGTTCCCGCACCGACAGATCGCCGCGCAGCTCAAAGCCCAGGTCCGCCGCGGCGACTGGGGGCCGGGCGAGCGCCTGCCGTCCATCCCGGCCATCGCCGAGATGTTCGGCGTCGCCAAGCAGACCGTGCAACGCGCCGTCGACCAGCTGCGGGTCGAGGGCATCCTGATCACCAAACCCGGCTCCGGTACGTACGTCCGGGGCACCCGCCGCCGACTCAACCGGCTCTCCCGAGGGCGGTACGGCGGCTTCCGCGGCTACCACACCGACCTGGCCGCCCGATACCGGCAACAGCTCGTCTCCGTCGGCCTCTCCCCCGCGCCCGCCGAGGTCGCCGACGCGTTCGGCGTCTCCGACGGCACCAACCTGCTCTGCCGCCGGCACCTCGTCCGCACCGACGACTCCCCCGTCGAGGTGGGCGCCTCCTGGTTCCTGCCCCGCGACACCACTGGCACCTCATTGGAGCGCGCCGAGGCGTTCGGCCGACCCCTCTACCAGGAGGCCGAAGAGGTCACCGGCCGACGGTACGTCTCGGCCACCGACACGATCAGCGCCCGCCAGCCCAGCCGGGAGGAGGCCGAGACCCTCCAGATCCGGCCGGACACCCCGGTGCTGCACCTGCTGCACATCGCGTACGACGCACACCGCAAACCGATCGAGGTGGCCCAGGCGACCTGGCCCGGCCCGATGACCACCCTCACCGAGGAGTACAAGATCCCCGGCCCCACCCCCGACCCCGAACCCGACCCCGGCCTGGTCCTCGGCTGACCCCCACGCACGCCCCGCGCTACACCCCGTCCCTGGCGCCCGCCCGGGTAGTGTGCGTCGACGGCGCTGTCCGGGCGCACGGTCGAGCGCGACAGCCCACGTGGACCGTCGGTCGGCGCCGGCTAGCCTTGATCGTCTCCGAGTCGCCGAGGTGGCGGCGTGCCGACGCGCCCATCCCGTCGATCATGAGACCGGCGGGTCCGACGGAGATCGAACCGCCCGTCAACCTCACGATCGACGAGGGATGCCGGCGTGATCGACTCGGATTTCTGGAAATCGGGGGGTTGTATCGTGCTGGATACCCCGACTTCCTGAAACCTGAGTCGATCAGCCCGGCGACACCGGGCGCGCAGGGCATGGCACGCACGGACAGCGCGGCAGGGCACGCGCGGCACGCATGCCCTGCAGGACAGGCGCGACGCAGGACAGGCGCGACCCAGGACAGGCGCGACGCAAGACAGGCGCGACCCAGGACAGGCGCGACCCAGGACAGGCGCGACCCAGGACAGGCGCGACGCAGGACACCGCGTGGCGCGGGGCGAGGGGTGAGGACTAGAGGCGGATGCCGAGGAGGGCGTCGACCGTGTTCGCGAAGAGGGCTGGGGCCTCGGGGTCGTCCGCCGCGCCGGCGAGGGTCGCCTCGGCCCAGCGGTCCGCCACGGCCAGGGCGCCGGGGGTGTCGAGGTCGTCGGCCAGGCGTGCGCGTACCCCGGCGAGCAGCTCGGCGCCGGACGGCCCGGCGGGCGCGGCGGCGGCCTGCCGCCAGCGGGCCAGGCGCTCCTGAGCCGCGGTGAGGAGCTCGTCGGTCCAGGTGCGGTCGCTGCGGTAATGCCCGGAGATCAACGCCAGCCGGATCGCCATCGGGTCGACCTTGTCGGCGCGCAGCCGGGACACGAAGACCAGGTTGCCGCGGGACTTGGACATCTTCTCGCCGTCCAGGCCGATCATGCCGGCGTGCACGTAGTGCTCGGCGAACGGCGCCTGACCGGTGAGCCGCTCGGCGTGCGCGGCGGACGCCTCGTGGTGCGGGAACAGCAGGTCGTTGCCGCCGCCCTGCACGTCGATCCGGTCGCCGAGCAGGTTCAGGGCGATCACGGCGCACTCGATGTGCCAGCCGGGGCGGCCCGGACCCAGGTCGCCGCCCGGCCAGGACGGCTCACCCTCGCGGGCCCCGCGCCACAGCAGCGGGTCCAGTGGGTCGCGCTTTCCGGCGCGGTCGGGGTCACCGCCGCGCTCGGGGAAGATCTCCAGCATCTGCTCACGGGTCAGGTTCGACTCGTAGCCGAACCGGCCGGTGGCGGAGATGTCGAAGTAGACGTCGCCGGTGCCGTCGTCGAGTCGGTACGCGGCACCGTCCTTGACCAGCACCTCGACCTTGTCGGCGATGTCCGGGATCGACTCGACGGCGCCCACGTAGTGCGCCGGCGGGATGATCCGCAGCGCCTCCATGTCCTCCCGGAACAGCGCGGTCTCCCGCATCGCGAGGACCACCCAGTCCTCGCCGTCGCGGGCAGCCCGCTCCAGCAGCGGATCGTCGATGTCGGTGACGTTCTGCACGTAGCGCACCGGACGGCCGGCGTCGCGCCACATCCGCTGCACCAGGTCGAACGTGATCATGGTGGCGGCGTGGCCGAGGTGGGTCGCGTCGTACGGGGTGATGCCGCAGACGTACATGCTCGCCGCGTCGGCCGGGTCACTCGGATGGACGCCCTGCCGCGCCGAGTCGTACAACGCCAACGGCTCGCCCGTGCCCGGCAGCCGTGGCACCTCGTGTCCCGCCCAAGACTCCATGGGATCAGCCTAACCAGCCCGGCGGCGCCGCCGGAGCACCCCACGGGTGATCAAGATGACAGCGGCTCACATGGGCGGCCAGGGCATCGCCGGCCA
Coding sequences within:
- the mshC gene encoding cysteine--1-D-myo-inosityl 2-amino-2-deoxy-alpha-D-glucopyranoside ligase: MESWAGHEVPRLPGTGEPLALYDSARQGVHPSDPADAASMYVCGITPYDATHLGHAATMITFDLVQRMWRDAGRPVRYVQNVTDIDDPLLERAARDGEDWVVLAMRETALFREDMEALRIIPPAHYVGAVESIPDIADKVEVLVKDGAAYRLDDGTGDVYFDISATGRFGYESNLTREQMLEIFPERGGDPDRAGKRDPLDPLLWRGAREGEPSWPGGDLGPGRPGWHIECAVIALNLLGDRIDVQGGGNDLLFPHHEASAAHAERLTGQAPFAEHYVHAGMIGLDGEKMSKSRGNLVFVSRLRADKVDPMAIRLALISGHYRSDRTWTDELLTAAQERLARWRQAAAAPAGPSGAELLAGVRARLADDLDTPGALAVADRWAEATLAGAADDPEAPALFANTVDALLGIRL
- a CDS encoding PAC2 family protein, yielding MTEFDGLPVLRSPVAIAAFEGWNDAADASTAAVEHLEQVWSARQITELDPEDFYDFQVSRPTITMADGETRRVEWPTTRFMVASPEGTDRDVVLIRGIEPSMRWRTFCEQVLEICHSLEVERVVLLGALLADVPYTRPLPISGSASDAQAAERYQLTPTRYDGPTGIVGVLHDACARAEVDAVSFWVHVPHYANNPPCPKATLALLHRVEEVVDLPVPMADLAEESAEWEQRVRSAAEQDAELGEYVRELEERVGDEGITPLTGDEIAQEFEKYLRRRGGSAGPTAGSW
- a CDS encoding DUF6959 family protein, with the protein product MSQDQAQVLSRGTNSAVVQLSGRAFPGIHLQGDTFAALLVQLADAARLLRLDPGNRAPLDELDDAVGELERFLGFYEATLSERGIRRPY
- the metH gene encoding methionine synthase; translated protein: MDVLADRILIADGAMGTMLHAADLTLDDFEGLEGCNEILNVTRPDVVRGVHDAYLAAGADCVETNTFGANLANLAEYDIPQRIRELSEAGARIAREAADAASTPQRPRFVLGSIGPGTKLPTLGHAGYATLRDAYQENAAGLIEGGVDALIIETSQDLLQVKAAVVGAKRAMVELGQSVPIICHVAMETTGTMLVGSEIGAALAAIEPLGVDLIGLNCSTGPAEMSEHLRYLSQHSRVPLSVMPNAGLPVLTADGAYFPLTPVELAEALERFVTDYSVGLVGGCCGTTPEHIRVLSERLHGRVAPAREAHHEAGVSSVYHPVPFAQDASVLMVGERTNANGSKAFREAMLAGDWRACVEIARSQARDGSHLLDLCVDYVGRDGTQDMRELAGRFATASTLPIMLDSTEPAVVEAGLEMLGGRCVVNSVNFEDGDGPDSRYARVMPIVREHGAAVVALLIDEEGQARTKEWKVRVATRLIDDLTGRWGMDRADILIDALTFPIATGQEETRRDGLETIEAIREIAQRYPGVNFTLGISNISFGLNPAARQVLNSVFLHECVQAGLTSAIVHASKILPMSKIPEEQREVALDLVYDRRREGYDPVQRFLELFEGVDVTSARASRAQELAALPLDERLKRRIIDGERNGLEADLDDAMAGGRSPLSIINDILLDGMKVVGELFGSGQMQLPFVLQSAEVMKTAVAYLEPHMETTEDGGKGRIVLATVRGDVHDIGKNLVDIILSNNGYEVVNIGIKQPINAILDAAEQHRADAIGMSGLLVKSTVIMKENLAEMATRGVAERWPVLLGGAALTRAYVEDDLRSMFPGQVHYARDAFEGLSLMDKVMTAKRGGAPVIDPEREAALAARRARRERQRTMVTESLPELHDSSVRSNVAVDVEVPTPPFFGTRVVKGVPMADYAALLDERATFRGQWGLNGARGGKGPSYDELVETEGRPRLRYWLDRLIADQVLEAAVVYGYFPAYSEGNDLVVLDENGHAERARFSFPRQRQERRLCLADFFKPKGDQLDVVALQLVTVGQPVSEYAAKLFARNEYRDYLEVHGLSVQLTEALAEYWHRRVRAEMTLPDGRPLGHDDPTDLAGLLRNDYRGCRYAFGYPACPDLEDRAKIVDLLGADRIGVELSEEFQLMPEQATDAIVVHHPEASYFNAK
- a CDS encoding suppressor of fused domain protein; translation: MRVPLGADEPPAWSLRLLERLVDYVFTSGRPFTEGHRMDPAGPITGLATTRLRALAFAADPELRSSTPRTARRGS
- a CDS encoding GntR family transcriptional regulator; amino-acid sequence: MIKEVGVQINPGAAEFPHRQIAAQLKAQVRRGDWGPGERLPSIPAIAEMFGVAKQTVQRAVDQLRVEGILITKPGSGTYVRGTRRRLNRLSRGRYGGFRGYHTDLAARYRQQLVSVGLSPAPAEVADAFGVSDGTNLLCRRHLVRTDDSPVEVGASWFLPRDTTGTSLERAEAFGRPLYQEAEEVTGRRYVSATDTISARQPSREEAETLQIRPDTPVLHLLHIAYDAHRKPIEVAQATWPGPMTTLTEEYKIPGPTPDPEPDPGLVLG